The DNA window TGAGACACAcgatgaaacacacacaagtgaaACCATTACGCTGCTCAGAATGCAgaaaaatatttgacaaaatgTCTAGTCTGAACAGACACATGAAAATTCACATAGTAGAGagacccttcagctgctctgagtgtggtaaagaAAGTATGACCAGACACATGGTCACTCATACCAGAGAGCTGctgccttaaagagacagcagctgaaactgtTTCACGTAGAaactgaaatgagggattttccTGGCATCAAAAAGCTCCTCTGTAGGTTTTACAGATCTTAAAGTCATGAAGTCAGTCGTAGCAAAGTCGGAACACCCAGCTGATGCACTTTGAGCTCTCCGTGGAGCAACCAGCTCCAACCTGGACCTGCCGTCAGCCGTGCTGCACAGAGGTGGAGACAGAGTCAGCAGGACGCACAGAGGTGGAGACAGAGTCAGCAGGACGCACAGAGGTGGAGACAGAGTCAGCAGGACGCACAGAGGTGGAGACAGAGTCAGCAGGACGCACATCCATGACGAACAAGAAAGTCAGAGCGCATTACTTTGATCATGACAGTGAGTCTCAGATGCCACCACGCTAACCCACGGCTTCAACGGCTTCAGGACGCCAGAGCAGCAGCCATCGCGGAAGGTCACTCAAGTGAAGGGTTTGACTCCGAATCAATGCTCTCCATGATGTCTCAAGAATATCTCTTGGAGATTTTGGTACAAATATCCCTTTTGTTAGATTAGAGgaattatatttatgtttttttttcctttatttgtttaaaataaaatgtatatcaaTTGTGAATTTTGTTGTGTAGATTATTCCTTCACTTGGCAGTTTGGGTACCGAAGGAATGAGATCATGATGAACgcagctgaaatgagtttcctctggagggtctCTGGGTTCAGGACGTTCTGGGGGAGCAACAAGACTCCATACAACATCAAACAAACAGGATCATATCAACACTGTCTGTCAGGAATCAGAACATGAAATGTTAGAAATAATCCAGAGacagggactacagatgaaaaTACGCCTGTGGCTACAGTCTGgtaaatgtttatgttcattaatgtggactgtcctcattttaaaataataatatatagaAAGGAGGACATCTGGAAGTTTAAAGACGGGGTACTAACTTTAAGAATGTAGTAGTCCAGTTTGTCCTGTACTcaggaaagaaaatgtaactCCGTTTCACACTCCGACACAGCAGGTGGCGGTGAAGCTCCCGAAGGCCGAGTGCCACCCGCCGGAAACCGGAGAAGTTCACCGGAAGTAGATTGTAGTTGTTTTGGTTGAGGACTCCGTGCGCGGTTAGCATGTCTGGCCGACAAAGAAAAGATGTGGATGTGATTTTAACACCGGAAACCAAGCGGCACAGAGCAGGTTGGTTTGTTTGAGTTTCCTGTAAATGTAGCAGCTGAGCCTTTAGCTAGCGTTAGCATccacacacagcacagtgttAGCCGCAGCTAGCTCCCGATCACTCAGCTGTTTACTGTTTCTGGACTTTAAAACTCTTCAGTGACTCTTCTCTGGTGTTATAAAGAGTCTCATGGAGCTTCATCAGAACAGTCAATCAGCGGTGATAACACATGAACTGTTCAACTGGAGCTACCTGTGAGTAATGACAGTCTTTAGCATCGTGTTGTTTCTAGTCCTCTACATCTCAGAGTcacacgaagaagaagaagaagaagaagaagaagaacatcttCTCAACCTAAAGACCTCTTTAAGGTTTCTAACACGTCGATATGATCACAGATAGTTTCAGTGATTTGGAGACTGATATGAGGCCTCCTCCACATTTTGAGGAATTAATTCTTGAACAACAAAATTTCAGGTTACAAAGTCAAATGAAGGAATTGAAGATTGATGGAACCTTAAAAAGATAGTAATATTGGACGTCCCAATTCCTATCATGTTTGGCcatcttaaaggtccaatcagctctctatgatgtttaaaatttagactgcagtacccattttaaacactaggtgtcagagttacatattgctcctctAATAATgtgcttctctctttctctctccgtcgCCTCCTCTTGTCCCCCTCGTCTTTAGCGCTGTAGCctttatcaaccaatcaatcattatttgtatagcgctaatttataacaagtgttatctggagacgctttataaaacagcagattggataatatgcaggaaggatttctcctttgtattcctcttgttcctgttgtccacacttccttgccgctgaggtggaggtcggagcaggtcgtgcatgaatgaggacggcggtggttgtggggacgataCAGTCCGATTAGGCACAGCCCGATGGTGGAGGCTAGGCGTTGGGCACTGGTTGAgggatgacacagtccgatCGGGCACAGTCTGTGGTGGTGGCTGGGTGACCGGTGATGGATGACATGGTCCGATGGTAGTGGCTGGGCGTGGAGGATGTTGGTGATTTATGTCCCTTTTCAATCCAAATTAGTCCCCGAAACTTGTGTAAAGACACTAGAAACCATCCATGAATGTTGGAAACATCTTGCTAAGTTGAAGAGTGATCAATATGTTTacctcatttacatttattgacTGATTGAAACTTTAGTACGCACCTCTTCCCCTTCTTATTAAATAATAAGTCCTGATAACATTATTAAGCTTCATTCAAGTAAAAATCAGCTATTAGTCCCCAGATTGTTTGTAGGTCCCCAGAACGTCCCATTCAAGCTAATGTCCCCTTAATGTCATCAAAACAAGTACTTGGAAGGTCCCCATAACATCCCTTGGAAACTAGTGTCCCCTTCAATTCAGCAAAACAAGaacttcaacacacacaaaaacactctaTTAAGCATAATACTTTCAAGGAAAACGCattcacactgaaacacatcacAACAGATGACAAGAACACACAAAACTAGGCTCCTTCTACATTTCAGTGTGCATGTTAACAAGTCAGGGCGACATGCCTTCTGTTAGagcctcgctctctctctctcactctccagttatcaggtcaacaggtgttgcagcaatggaagcgggcaagagaagtggttcagatagaagtgattgtacccgacctaaaaagcctctgcatgtttctaataagctccacgagcagaaacgtgctcaaactaggatcaatattggagatgcttttgaaaaatggagagaggttagaacacagaaaggtttacagacccatgcagagctggataaacactgaagcttcagagtccaccacatggtgacctgtgtgagcatggactctagagaggagggggggggggggggggcagctctctatgatgtttagaatttagactgcagtacacattttaaacactaggggtcagagtgaCAGATTTTTCCTTGAAGTTAAAATGTGTAGTTGACAGGAGCCATGCTCAACAAGTTGGCGAGAGTTAACTATAAAGCTTATTGACATCTGAGGTCCCTGTGCAGGAGATCTGAGAGAGAAATATTACAAAACTAGTTTCTAACCGGGGGTCTGGGACTCTCTGAGGGGTGAACAATTGAAACCTCACAAACCTTTTCCTTTTACAAAACTGCATTACATTCAGGTCAGTtcagatctttattgtccctggaaggGGCCTCAGGCCTGCAAGTTAAAAAGTCCAAGACCCATTTCACCAACCCAGCATCAAGGTTAAAATTGGACAGACGTTCTCTGCATCAGACCCATGAAACTGTCAAAGGTCAATaacgttttgttttctcttaaaCTCATGGCTTCCTtatctgtttctttatttcagacGTCCAGCAGCTGTCGGTGGGTGAAGAAGATCCTCATGAGCAGCAGGAGGGGAGCTCCagtctggaccaggaggactCTGAGACTGTGCACATtaaagaggaacaggaggaaCTGTGGAGCAGTCAGGAGGGACTGGACGAGGCTGATATcaagttccccttcactcctgtctctgtgaagagtgaagatgatgaagagagacctcagtcctcacagcttcatcacagacacactgaagagatggaaacaggagctgatggagaggactgtggaggagcagaaccagagagggactcagatccagagagaggtTCATATCCAGAGATTGAGGTCCGGATTGAAGACTCTTCTGACCCTGAGACTGAAGGTGGTGATGATTGGAAAGAGACCAGAGAACATCATTCAGGTTTAAAGTCTGTGCTAAACATTAAAGATAAGAGAATGAAGACTGAGAGGAAATCAAATAGCTGTCATCAGTGtggtaaaacatttgaaaggaaAGGTAATCTAGCTGACCACATGAGAATACACAgtggagagaaacccttcagctgttCTCTGTGCAGTAAAACATTTGCCCGAAAAGCGAATTTGACCAAACACATGAGAATTCACTcaggagagaaaccattcagctgctctgagtgcgGTAAAGGATTTAACGATAAAACGAATATGACCCGACACATGATAATTCATACAGGAGAAAAACTCTTTAAGTGCAGTGTTTGTGATCAAAGATTCTCTTGGTGTACTCAGTTAAAAAGACACAAGTGTGTTGGCTGTCCTGCTTCAGAGCCTCAAGAGAACCAAACTGAGCTaaacagagaggcagaaacaggagctgatggagaggaagaaCAAGAGGGAGCCAGGAACTCTGATCCAGAGATTGAGGTCAAGACTGAAGACTTGTCTGAACATGAaactgatgacagtgatgatttAAAGGAGACCAGAGAACATCAGTCAGGTTCAAACTCTGTGGAAAACATTAAAGATAAGAGATCAAAGACACATAagtgctctgagtgtggtaaaacattcaaaaatataGGACATCTGAATGAACACATGAGAACCCACACGGGAGAGAAACcgttcagctgctctgagtgcaGTAAAAGATTTAGACATAAGGCAGACCTGACCAGACATAGAagagttcatacaggagagaaaccctttaGCTGCTCTGAATGTGGTAAGACATTTCACCAGAAGTCTCATCTGACACTCCACATGGCTCATCACAGAggggagaaacccttcagctgcacTGTTTGTGACAAGAGATTCATTTGGAcctttcagttaaaaaaacacaagtgtgttGGTGGTAATTCCTCTGAGCATCATGAGAACCAAACTGAGGATAAAAGAGTTGCAGaaacaggagctgatggagaggaagaggaaggactAGAAGGAGGCAGGAACTCTGatccagagagacatttacattcAGAGATCGAGGTCAAGATTGAAGACTTTTCTGAACCTGAGATTGAAGACTTTCATGATGATTGGAAGGAGAGCAGAGAACATGAGTCAGGTTTAAACTCTGTGGAAAACATAGAAGATAAGATCATACAGATATATAGCTGCTCTAAGTGTGGTAAAACATACAAGAAGAAACAGTGTTTgatcaaacacattaaaaatcaCTTCGAACAGAAACGCTACAGCTGCTCCGACTGTGGAAATAGGTTCACATGTAAAAAAtctctgaccagacacatgatAATACATTCAGATGAGAAACCGTTCACTTGCTCTGTGTGCGGTAAAAGATTCAACAATAAAGCCAATATGACCAGACACAATAgaattcacacaggagagaaaccattcagCTGCTCTGAATGTGATAAATCCTTTCAACTAAAGTATCATCTGACACTCCACATGGCTCATCACAGAggggagaaacccttcagctgcagcGTTTGTGACCAAAGATTCTCTTGGCCTTTCCAGTTACAGAGACACACTCGTGTTGGCTGTCCTGCTTCAGAGACTCATGAGAACAAAACTGAGCTaaacagagaggcagaaacaggagctgatggagaggactgtggaggatcAGAACAAGTCAGgaactcagatccagagagacatgtacaaacacagactgaggtCAAGACTGAAGACTCTTCTGAACCTGAGGGAGATGATTGGAGGGAGACTAGAGAACATCATCTAAAATCTGAAGACTTTGATGAGATGTAATTCTGTTGAGAAACTACTCTGctgctcttgttgttgtttcacaaTCAGCTGGAGTTACCTTCATGAGGGAGGCACACAGAAACTCTCACAGGAGATGAAACTTGTGTTGTGAGAAcaaaagataacatttgtaaaaCACTCTCTTACACCGTTAGTGTTAAAAGTGATTTAGTCTTTTAGATGTCAGGACCTTTGGATAGTTCTTCTAATTCAACGTGTTGGTTTATATGGATTCATTTCTGAATGTTTAAGAATTCATCAGTTGTCATTTCTCTGTGCTGATAACATGGAACAATAAATGTGAACTTAATGTGACTTTGGCTAGCTTGTGCTTATTTATTGATCCAAACATGATCCTCCCGTCTGGTTCTGTGGGCTTCATGTCAGAGGGACGGATGGTCATTGAAGAGAAGAGTTTGATTAACTGGACTTAACCTGTGAAGCAGCGGCAGAGGAGAGTCCAGTTGAcgacgcagatcaaagtcatgtttctgATGAAGGGGAGGATTTATGTATCCTCTACTCCAGGTTGAGGAGAGGAAGGCTCTGTGGTGTGTGCATATGCACCTAACAGCAGTTCAGAGTACAAGGACTACTTGGAGTCTGGGTGCAGTCCTGGAGGACCCTCTAGTGTTCTACTAGGACCCTTATGGGTAAAGACGGAGACACCTGTAGGGGTGTAGGGAATATTGTTTGTCAGTGAAAGGTACTCTTGAGGAACTCCTGAACCCAGAGCTCGGAAGCAGAGTTCCAAGGTCCAGAGGAAGACTCACCTATATCCCTGCCAGAGGTCACTGAGGTGGTCAACAAGCTCCTCAGAGGTAAGGCGCCAGCTGTGGatgcttattagaaacatgcagaggctttgtAGGTCGGTGTTACGTTCCCCAAGATGGCTAGGGGAGTAATAATAAATTATAACCCAAGGAGTTTAACCCAAAGTTCAaaaggatttattaacaaactaaaacaaaatgtgcaacacagaacaagcttcttctataaaacaccaaacaaaagagaaaccaATCAATCTCAAAAACTAACAATCAAGATATAAACAATAAGGCCTTAATCAGAACACAATCCTTCCACAGAAGGCTCACACTAAATTTCTTGACGTCAAAGACACACTCAGTCCAACGACCCACTggcagcctcctctctcctgctctttatagtTTTGCCCCTGATTAGTAATTAGCCACTCTGAGGCTGAGCAACACctggggagagagaaaacacacacacacacacacacacacacacacacacaaaactacggCACATAAcagtcgggtacaatcacttctaggggtgtaaaggtacacgTACTCGGACTGAACCGTTTCGGTACAGGGCCTTCGGTCTGGTCAGGGTTAGGGTCTTTTCTGTTAGGACTTTTAGTAACTTgttaaaaagttcaaacataaactgtgcagATTACTATTTCCTCGAGCCCTGTCTGTTTGGACAGTtacatataaccgggatggagttctttttacggACTAACTCTTAAGTTTAGTTTCATTTCCAGCGATGATCCAGCTCCAGCAGCGCTGCTGCGTGAAaggggagacgcgtctgtgtggaagaataacctgcagcatgatagaatgaacaccTCCCTCCCCAACAGACAGACTTTTGTTAGTAATTCTGAACGGGCCAAAGCCATAAGAAATACTGTTAAAGTTCTTAtatcgacagagggaaatattaatagttctgcgatgaaactgtcccagatgtgattatgtttattatgtgctcaaagggtgttcaaaaaactgttggcttcataaactaaaaggtggaagtgtaattaaaaataaatatttttacatataggctatatgaattacttcatttcattctaaactactttatttcattcatatcttttatttattggagactcttttggttgaaggatgcagcataagtttattttttttacaatgtttaatttaaaatgttattaaaaagtaacctgagcaggtgtacaagtctgaactgtcgatgctgcacttagcccaacgtgtaaaagggaaattctaaatgttcctaataaagaaaaaaaagttgcatgaGGTCCCTTTACTGAACCGAACTGAAGCTTCAAAACTTGGACCCGTACCGTTACACACctaatcacttctatctgaaccacttctcttgacccgcttctatcgctgcaacacctgttcacctgataactgctctcatatctgacaaaccgaggggttCGTCagaaaacggccgtgtgggggcgtgtcttaaaagcgcctaccttctctggtccaaacaaatccagagcattcaggagcagaatctaaagttagaaggaggacatactggctgctgcattgttgtcagagaagccagcacttcaacatgtttccttaatgatcagatagtaagatacctttaacatctcactctctacacagctcactgattggtcctttaatgtctgatcagatagtaagatacctttatcatctctctgattggttgtttatATTTATCTGTTGTTGTTAGTAATTTAAAAGACTTtataataaaagtaaatattatTGTAAATAGTTTTCAGTATACAAACTTCTGTCTGTACCTCGACTACATTTTACGAGTAACGCTGAATATAACTCACGTTCGGCCAAAAGAGTGCACCGGAAGTAGTGTTTTTGTTTCCGGTTCTCTTGTCTGTGGCTCTAGCACAGTTAGCATGTGTGGATGAGCCAGCGCACACAGAAGGAGCTCCGAggagtgttttcttcttcttctctcactctCGGCTGTGTTCGTCAGATGTCCGGGTTTCAGGATCTTGAACTCAGAGCAGGTTGGTTTGTTTGAGTTTCCTGTAAATGTAGCAGCTGAGCCTTTAGCTAGCGTTAGCATccacacacagcacagtgttAGCCGCAGCTAGCTCCCGATCACTCAGCTGTTTACTGTTTCTGGACTTTAAAACTCTTCAGTGACTCTTCTCTGGTGTTATAAAGAGTCTCATGGAGCTTCATCAGAACAGTCAATCAGCGGTGATAACACATGAACTGTTCAACTGGAGCTACCTGTGAGTAATGACAGTCTTTAGCATCGTGTTGTTTCTAGTCCTCTACATCTCAGAGTcacacgaagaagaagaagaagaagaagaagaacatcttCACAACTTAAAGACCTCTTTAAGGTTTCTATGATCACAGTTTTAGTTTTATAATTAACTTAAAGCAATCACAGCCAGCGAACTAAACCGATGACGTCATCATAGTGGATTTGTTTGGGATCAGGATCCTGCATCAGGGAGAGTTTTATGAACCCTTATTAacataataaacaaacaaaataaaacactgacagtgtgtgaatgttagcTTACAGCTAATATGCTGTACACTGTCAGAATAAATAGAGATGTGTTGGGAAGGTGAGCTCGTGAGCTGTCAGGAGGTACGAACAGTTTTAGAAACATTCTGAGTGTGGAcgatacgtgtgtgtgtgtctgtgtgtgtgtgtgtgtctgtgtgtgtgtgtgagtgtgtgtgtgtctgtgtgtgtgagtgtgtgtgtgtgtgtgtgtgtgtgtgtctgtgtgtgtgtgtgtgtgtgtctgtgtgtgtgtgtgtgtgtgtgt is part of the Labrus mixtus chromosome 16, fLabMix1.1, whole genome shotgun sequence genome and encodes:
- the LOC132991068 gene encoding zinc finger protein 665-like — encoded protein: METGADGEDCGGAEPERDSDPERGSYPEIEVRIEDSSDPETEGGDDWKETREHHSGLKSVLNIKDKRMKTERKSNSCHQCGKTFERKGNLADHMRIHSGEKPFSCSLCSKTFARKANLTKHMRIHSGEKPFSCSECGKGFNDKTNMTRHMIIHTGEKLFKCSVCDQRFSWCTQLKRHKCVGCPASEPQENQTELNREAETGADGEEEQEGARNSDPEIEVKTEDLSEHETDDSDDLKETREHQSGSNSVENIKDKRSKTHKCSECGKTFKNIGHLNEHMRTHTGEKPFSCSECSKRFRHKADLTRHRRVHTGEKPFSCSECGKTFHQKSHLTLHMAHHRGEKPFSCTVCDKRFIWTFQLKKHKCVGGNSSEHHENQTEDKRVAETGADGEEEEGLEGGRNSDPERHLHSEIEVKIEDFSEPEIEDFHDDWKESREHESGLNSVENIEDKIIQIYSCSKCGKTYKKKQCLIKHIKNHFEQKRYSCSDCGNRFTCKKSLTRHMIIHSDEKPFTCSVCGKRFNNKANMTRHNRIHTGEKPFSCSECDKSFQLKYHLTLHMAHHRGEKPFSCSVCDQRFSWPFQLQRHTRVGCPASETHENKTELNREAETGADGEDCGGSEQVRNSDPERHVQTQTEVKTEDSSEPEGDDWRETREHHLKSEDFDEM